Proteins from a genomic interval of Aureimonas sp. AU20:
- a CDS encoding ATP-dependent DNA helicase, producing the protein MKFSPQQDEALTRVADWLRRGDQPIFRLFGYAGTGKTTLARHFAEGVEGGVQFAAFTGKAAQVLRSKGAKSAKTIHSLIYRPRGEEASEDETTGTARVSPTFSLNRQSPVAKAKLVVVDECSMVDEALGRDLLSFGTPILVLGDPGQLPPVSGGGFFTEAEPDFLLTEIHRQARDNPILALALDAREGRELQLGDHGAARVITKREVDRDEVLAADQVLVGTNRTRRLYNNRLRELKGFTGALPQSGDKLVCLRNDPAKGLLNGSLWQVMTASPETVKPGTNLLVKPDDDDIDKGMAKIKLLKQVFEDPTAEIPWATKKRYDDFDYGYALTVHKAQGSQWDDVMLFDESWAFKESRERWLYTAITRAAERLIVVK; encoded by the coding sequence ATGAAATTCTCTCCGCAGCAGGACGAGGCGCTGACGCGTGTGGCCGATTGGCTGCGGCGCGGCGACCAGCCGATCTTCCGCCTGTTCGGCTATGCCGGCACGGGCAAGACGACGCTCGCGCGCCACTTCGCCGAAGGGGTGGAAGGCGGCGTGCAGTTCGCCGCCTTCACCGGCAAGGCGGCGCAGGTGCTCCGCTCCAAGGGCGCCAAGTCGGCCAAGACCATCCACTCCCTGATCTATCGCCCGCGCGGCGAAGAGGCTTCGGAGGACGAGACGACAGGCACGGCGCGCGTGTCGCCGACCTTCTCGCTCAACCGCCAGAGCCCGGTCGCCAAGGCCAAGCTCGTGGTGGTGGACGAATGCTCCATGGTGGACGAGGCGCTGGGGCGCGATCTCCTGTCCTTCGGCACGCCCATCCTGGTTTTGGGCGATCCCGGCCAGTTGCCGCCGGTTTCGGGCGGTGGCTTCTTCACCGAAGCCGAACCGGATTTCCTCTTGACGGAGATCCACCGCCAGGCGCGCGACAATCCGATCCTCGCCTTGGCGCTCGACGCGCGGGAAGGGCGCGAGCTGCAGCTCGGCGACCATGGCGCCGCGCGCGTCATCACCAAGCGGGAGGTGGACCGCGACGAGGTTCTGGCGGCCGATCAGGTTCTGGTCGGCACCAACCGCACGCGCCGCCTCTACAACAATCGCCTGCGCGAGTTGAAGGGCTTCACCGGCGCATTGCCGCAGTCGGGCGACAAACTCGTCTGCCTGCGAAACGACCCGGCCAAAGGCCTGCTCAACGGCTCGCTCTGGCAGGTCATGACGGCCTCGCCCGAAACCGTGAAGCCCGGCACCAATCTCTTGGTGAAGCCCGACGATGACGACATCGACAAGGGCATGGCCAAGATCAAGCTCCTGAAGCAGGTCTTCGAGGACCCGACGGCCGAGATCCCCTGGGCCACCAAGAAGCGCTACGACGATTTCGACTATGGCTATGCCCTGACCGTCCATAAGGCGCAGGGCTCGCAATGGGACGACGTCATGCTCTTCGACGAAAGCTGGGCCTTCAAGGAATCGCGCGAGCGCTGGCTCTACACCGCCATCACCCGCGCCGCCGAGCGTCTGATCGTCGTGAAATAG
- a CDS encoding sugar phosphate isomerase/epimerase family protein: MSGIISAIGFCNNTGPGDLSTLDASLRAVADTGADACEIGIYGEEIIAGGRVIEDRLARVAAIASNYRFRKLSLHGQIVSNFMDRENLHLQKGVVRAMLELCDRLGAGVLVHHCGSAQLTEGVTPADLDQMEREALFEMAEVAKTYGTRIVLENIFTTEPGQYRQTPTQVAETVRAIGHANLAALIDFGHAYIESRYKGLDFRAELRAMADVTGHLHVHDNFGLPYTTKTFYHRAEATALGIGDLHLPLGWGDIAWEDIFSELTFLPDTTLIMEIGAERFAAEQPACLERARKLADLVNARSMAA, translated from the coding sequence ATGTCCGGCATCATCTCCGCCATCGGCTTCTGCAACAACACCGGCCCCGGCGATCTGTCGACGCTCGACGCCTCGCTGCGCGCGGTCGCCGATACGGGCGCCGACGCCTGCGAAATCGGCATCTATGGCGAGGAGATCATCGCCGGTGGGCGCGTCATCGAAGATCGCCTCGCCCGCGTCGCCGCCATCGCTTCCAACTATCGGTTCCGCAAGCTGTCGCTGCACGGGCAGATCGTCTCCAACTTCATGGACCGCGAGAATCTGCACCTTCAGAAGGGGGTTGTGCGGGCCATGTTGGAGCTTTGCGATCGTCTGGGCGCCGGCGTGCTGGTCCATCATTGCGGCTCGGCCCAGTTGACCGAGGGCGTGACGCCAGCCGATCTCGATCAGATGGAGCGCGAGGCGCTGTTCGAGATGGCGGAGGTCGCCAAGACCTACGGCACGCGCATCGTGCTGGAAAACATCTTCACGACCGAGCCCGGCCAGTATCGTCAGACGCCGACCCAGGTCGCCGAAACCGTGCGCGCCATCGGCCACGCCAACCTCGCGGCGCTGATCGACTTCGGCCATGCCTATATCGAATCGCGCTACAAGGGCCTCGACTTCCGCGCCGAGCTGCGCGCCATGGCGGACGTGACCGGCCACCTGCATGTGCACGACAATTTCGGCCTGCCCTACACGACGAAGACATTCTACCACCGGGCCGAGGCCACGGCGCTCGGCATCGGCGATCTGCACCTGCCGCTCGGCTGGGGCGATATCGCTTGGGAGGACATATTCTCCGAGCTGACCTTCCTGCCCGACACCACCCTCATCATGGAAATCGGCGCGGAGCGCTTCGCGGCCGAGCAGCCCGCCTGCCTGGAGCGCGCCCGCAAGCTGGCGGACCTCGTCAACGCGCGCAGCATGGCGGCCTGA
- the ilvN gene encoding acetolactate synthase small subunit, whose amino-acid sequence MNLPIQPPASAYFITDEKPSPESRTLSIVVDNEPGVLARVIGLFSGRGYNIESLTVSETDHNKHLSRITVVTRGVPAVIEQLKSQLDRIVPVHRVVDLTKTAVGLGDDGPIERELALVKVAGKGEDRVEALRLSDVFRAKVVDSTTDHFVFEITGKGSKIEKFIQIMAPLGLVEVCRTGVAAMARGREAAHES is encoded by the coding sequence ATGAACCTACCGATCCAGCCTCCGGCCTCGGCCTATTTCATCACCGACGAGAAGCCCTCGCCGGAATCGCGCACCCTATCGATCGTGGTCGACAACGAGCCGGGCGTGCTCGCGCGCGTCATCGGCCTGTTCTCCGGGCGCGGCTACAATATCGAGAGCCTGACCGTCTCCGAGACCGACCACAACAAGCATCTCTCGCGCATCACCGTGGTGACGCGCGGCGTGCCGGCGGTCATCGAGCAGCTGAAGAGCCAGCTCGACCGGATCGTCCCGGTTCACCGCGTGGTGGACCTTACCAAGACGGCGGTGGGCCTGGGCGACGACGGTCCGATCGAGCGCGAGCTGGCGCTGGTGAAGGTGGCCGGGAAGGGCGAGGACCGGGTCGAGGCGCTGCGTCTCTCCGACGTGTTCCGCGCCAAGGTGGTGGATTCCACGACGGACCATTTCGTCTTCGAGATCACGGGCAAGGGCTCCAAGATCGAGAAGTTCATCCAGATCATGGCGCCGCTCGGCCTCGTAGAGGTCTGCCGCACGGGCGTCGCCGCCATGGCGCGCGGTCGCGAAGCGGCGCACGAGAGCTGA
- a CDS encoding LysE family translocator codes for MPLDLFLGLLVYAFVTSITPGPNNMMLMASGVNFGFRRTIPHMLGIAIGFFSLLLAVGFGLGALLHAVPALQTALKFLSVLYMLWLAWKIAFSRSIGKAEVGGQPLSFRQAAAFQWVNPKAWAMSLVAMGAYTQAESPVVSVLLVGTAFALVNFPSVSIWAGFGVALRGFLSDPRRLRVFNIVMGLALVATLWPMLR; via the coding sequence ATGCCTCTCGACCTGTTTCTTGGTCTGCTCGTCTACGCCTTCGTCACCTCGATCACGCCGGGGCCGAACAACATGATGCTGATGGCATCGGGCGTGAACTTCGGCTTTCGCCGCACGATCCCGCATATGCTGGGCATCGCGATCGGCTTCTTCTCGCTGCTTCTCGCGGTCGGCTTCGGCCTCGGCGCGCTGCTTCATGCGGTGCCCGCGCTCCAGACCGCGCTGAAGTTCCTCAGCGTCCTCTACATGCTCTGGCTCGCCTGGAAGATCGCCTTTTCGCGCTCGATCGGAAAGGCGGAGGTGGGCGGCCAGCCGCTGAGCTTCAGGCAGGCCGCAGCTTTCCAATGGGTCAACCCGAAGGCCTGGGCCATGTCGCTGGTCGCCATGGGCGCCTACACGCAGGCCGAATCGCCTGTCGTCTCGGTGCTTCTGGTCGGCACCGCCTTCGCGCTGGTGAACTTTCCCAGCGTCTCGATCTGGGCCGGCTTCGGCGTGGCTTTGCGCGGGTTTCTCTCCGACCCCAGGCGACTGCGCGTCTTCAACATCGTCATGGGCCTCGCGCTGGTGGCGACGCTCTGGCCCATGCTGCGCTGA
- the ilvC gene encoding ketol-acid reductoisomerase produces MRVYYDRDADLNLIKSKKVAIVGYGSQGRAHALNLKDSGAGNVAIALKEGSATRQKAEADGFKVMNVAEAAAWADLLMMATPDELQADIYKAEIADNLRDGAAIAFAHGLNVHFGLIEPKKSVDVVMIAPKGPGHTVRGEYKKGGGVPCLVAVHQDASGNALDLALSYACGVGGGRSGIIETNFKEECETDLFGEQVVLCGGLVELIRAGFETLVEGGYAPEMAYFECLHEVKLIVDLIYEGGIANMNYSISNTAEWGEYVTGPRIITDETKAEMKRVLKDIQTGKFTSDWMQEYRSGAARFKGIRRVNDAHQIEEVGAKLRGMMPWIAKNQLVDKARN; encoded by the coding sequence ATGCGCGTGTATTATGATCGCGATGCCGATCTGAACCTGATCAAGTCCAAGAAGGTCGCGATCGTCGGCTACGGCAGCCAGGGCCGGGCCCATGCGCTGAACCTCAAGGATTCGGGCGCCGGCAACGTCGCGATCGCCCTCAAGGAGGGTTCCGCCACGCGCCAGAAGGCCGAGGCCGACGGCTTCAAGGTCATGAACGTCGCGGAAGCGGCCGCCTGGGCCGACCTCCTGATGATGGCGACGCCGGACGAGCTGCAGGCCGACATCTACAAGGCCGAGATCGCCGACAACCTGCGCGACGGCGCGGCCATCGCCTTCGCGCACGGCCTGAACGTCCATTTCGGCCTGATCGAGCCGAAGAAGAGCGTCGACGTCGTCATGATCGCGCCCAAGGGCCCGGGCCACACGGTGCGCGGCGAATACAAGAAGGGCGGCGGCGTGCCCTGCCTCGTGGCCGTTCATCAGGACGCGAGCGGCAACGCGCTCGACCTCGCGCTCTCCTACGCCTGCGGCGTCGGCGGCGGCCGCTCGGGCATCATCGAGACCAACTTCAAGGAAGAGTGCGAGACCGATCTCTTCGGCGAGCAGGTCGTGCTCTGCGGCGGTCTGGTCGAGCTCATCCGCGCCGGCTTCGAGACGCTGGTCGAGGGTGGCTACGCCCCCGAGATGGCCTATTTCGAGTGCCTGCACGAAGTGAAGCTCATCGTCGACCTCATCTACGAGGGCGGCATCGCCAACATGAACTACTCCATCTCCAACACGGCGGAGTGGGGCGAGTACGTGACCGGCCCGCGCATCATCACGGACGAGACGAAGGCCGAGATGAAGCGTGTCCTCAAGGACATCCAGACCGGCAAGTTCACCTCCGACTGGATGCAGGAGTATCGCTCCGGCGCCGCCCGCTTCAAGGGTATCCGCCGCGTGAACGACGCGCACCAGATCGAGGAAGTTGGCGCGAAGCTGCGCGGCATGATGCCCTGGATCGCCAAGAACCAGCTGGTCGACAAGGCTCGCAACTAA
- a CDS encoding acetolactate synthase 3 large subunit, whose product MNEMMMETGTRQMTGAQMVVQAMKDHGVEHLFGYPGGAVLPIYDVLFQQSHVKHILVRHEQGAGHAAEGYARSTGKPGVMLVTSGPGATNAVTPLQDALMDSIPLVCITGQVPTTLIGSDAFQECDTVGITRPCTKHNWLVKNVEDLAEILHEAFHVATSGRPGPVVVDIPKDVQFATGTYTPPSLSRATQRYQPRVEPERGRIQAAVDLMKSAKRPVFYTGGGVINSGPHASQLLREIVAMTGFPITSTLMGLGAYPASGDNWLGMLGMHGTYEANLAMHECDVMICVGARFDDRITGRLDAFSPNSKKIHIDIDPSSINKNVRVDLPIIGDVAHVLEAMVSIWRDSGAKADPAAMAEWNAKIGRWKARNCLAYRQEGDVIMPQHAVKRLYELTKHRKTFITTEVGQHQMWAAQFYGFEEPNRWMTSGGLGTMGYGLPAAVGVQIAHPDALVIDIAGDASIQMMTQELSTAVQHGAPVKVFILNNQYMGMVRQWQQLLHGNRLSNSYSEAMPDFVKLAEAYGGVGIRAEKAGDLDAAIEEMISVDRPVIFDCCVANLTNCFPMIPSGKAHNEILLPDEASDDVVANAIDAKGKALV is encoded by the coding sequence ATGAACGAGATGATGATGGAGACCGGGACCCGCCAGATGACGGGCGCCCAGATGGTGGTCCAGGCGATGAAGGACCATGGCGTCGAACACCTGTTCGGCTATCCCGGCGGCGCGGTTCTCCCGATCTACGACGTCCTGTTCCAGCAGAGCCACGTCAAGCACATCCTCGTTCGCCACGAGCAAGGCGCCGGCCATGCGGCCGAAGGCTATGCCCGCTCCACCGGCAAGCCGGGCGTCATGCTGGTCACCTCCGGCCCCGGTGCCACCAATGCCGTCACGCCCCTGCAGGACGCGTTGATGGATTCGATCCCGCTCGTCTGCATCACGGGCCAGGTCCCGACCACGCTGATCGGCTCGGACGCCTTCCAGGAATGCGACACGGTCGGCATCACGCGGCCCTGCACCAAGCACAATTGGCTGGTCAAGAATGTCGAGGATCTCGCCGAGATCCTGCACGAGGCCTTCCATGTCGCGACCTCGGGCCGTCCCGGCCCGGTCGTCGTCGACATTCCGAAGGACGTGCAGTTCGCGACCGGCACCTACACGCCGCCGAGCCTCTCGCGCGCCACGCAGCGCTACCAGCCGCGGGTCGAGCCCGAGCGCGGCCGCATCCAGGCGGCGGTCGATCTGATGAAGTCGGCCAAGCGCCCGGTCTTCTATACCGGCGGCGGCGTCATCAATTCCGGCCCGCACGCTTCGCAGTTGCTGCGCGAGATCGTCGCGATGACCGGCTTTCCCATCACCTCGACCCTGATGGGCCTCGGCGCCTATCCCGCGTCGGGCGACAATTGGCTGGGAATGCTGGGCATGCACGGCACCTACGAGGCCAACCTCGCCATGCATGAATGCGACGTCATGATCTGCGTCGGCGCGCGCTTCGACGACCGGATCACCGGCCGGCTCGACGCCTTCTCGCCGAATTCCAAGAAGATCCATATCGACATCGACCCGTCCTCCATCAACAAGAACGTGCGCGTCGACCTGCCGATCATCGGCGATGTCGCGCATGTCCTGGAGGCCATGGTCTCGATCTGGCGCGACAGCGGCGCCAAGGCCGACCCGGCGGCGATGGCCGAGTGGAACGCCAAGATCGGCCGTTGGAAGGCGCGCAACTGCCTGGCCTATCGCCAGGAAGGCGACGTCATCATGCCCCAGCACGCGGTCAAGCGCCTCTACGAGCTGACCAAGCACCGCAAGACCTTCATCACCACGGAGGTCGGCCAGCATCAGATGTGGGCCGCGCAGTTCTACGGCTTCGAGGAGCCTAACCGTTGGATGACCTCCGGGGGCCTCGGCACGATGGGCTACGGCCTGCCGGCGGCGGTCGGCGTTCAGATCGCGCATCCCGATGCGCTGGTCATCGACATCGCGGGCGACGCCTCGATTCAGATGATGACGCAGGAACTCTCGACCGCCGTCCAGCATGGCGCGCCGGTCAAGGTGTTCATCCTGAACAACCAGTATATGGGCATGGTCCGCCAGTGGCAGCAGCTCCTGCACGGCAACCGCCTGTCCAACTCCTACTCGGAGGCGATGCCGGACTTCGTTAAGCTGGCCGAGGCCTATGGCGGCGTCGGCATCCGGGCGGAAAAGGCGGGCGATCTCGACGCCGCGATCGAAGAGATGATCTCGGTCGACCGGCCGGTCATCTTCGACTGCTGCGTCGCCAATCTCACCAACTGCTTCCCGATGATCCCGAGCGGTAAGGCGCATAACGAGATCCTCCTGCCCGACGAGGCGAGCGACGACGTCGTCGCCAACGCCATCGACGCCAAGGGCAAGGCGCTGGTCTGA
- a CDS encoding PilZ domain-containing protein has protein sequence MALAQPESDSSERRVAPRTRIFKRAQILFNNRYSTVDCIVRNISATGALLTIDGSVPLPKHFEFRMGDDEAIRSAKLVYRRELFAGIHFLDVAHDGEETVSVVPHAASMAGLVAQAESEEGLRLFAKPLPISIASRLPWHRG, from the coding sequence ATGGCTCTCGCGCAACCGGAATCCGACAGCAGTGAACGGCGAGTCGCGCCTCGAACCCGCATCTTCAAGCGCGCCCAGATTCTGTTCAACAACCGCTATTCGACGGTGGACTGCATCGTTCGCAACATTTCCGCGACCGGCGCCCTACTGACGATCGACGGTTCGGTGCCGCTGCCCAAGCATTTCGAGTTCCGCATGGGCGACGACGAGGCGATCCGTTCCGCCAAGCTGGTCTACCGCCGCGAGCTTTTCGCCGGCATCCATTTCCTCGACGTGGCGCATGACGGGGAAGAGACCGTCAGTGTCGTGCCCCATGCCGCCTCGATGGCCGGTCTTGTGGCCCAGGCCGAGTCGGAGGAGGGGCTGCGCCTCTTCGCCAAGCCGCTGCCGATCTCCATCGCTTCTCGCCTTCCCTGGCACCGCGGCTGA
- a CDS encoding TetR/AcrR family transcriptional regulator — MSAIFPMDEALSERQKAVLDAALSLLVEDGDKLTMTAVARRASCSKETLYKWFGGRDGLLTATVQWQAAKVRALPMRRETLCPESLVQGLEQFASDWLRVIASRTSIALNRVAVGQAGTDNHDLGLIVLENGPVALRARLRPFLDLAHEAGLLAFDDADLAFGTFFGLVVRDVQIRLLLGDRTPITDAEIDRDARRATQQFLALYGAHEAACAAPVNERGNTHARVL, encoded by the coding sequence ATGAGTGCGATCTTCCCCATGGACGAGGCCCTGAGCGAGCGCCAGAAGGCGGTGCTCGACGCTGCCTTGTCGCTGCTGGTCGAGGATGGCGACAAGCTCACCATGACCGCCGTCGCCCGCCGCGCCAGCTGCTCCAAGGAAACGCTCTACAAGTGGTTCGGCGGGCGCGACGGGCTTTTGACCGCGACCGTGCAGTGGCAGGCCGCGAAGGTGCGGGCGCTGCCGATGCGCCGCGAGACCTTGTGCCCGGAATCGCTGGTGCAGGGGCTGGAGCAGTTCGCCTCCGATTGGCTGCGCGTCATCGCCAGCCGCACCTCGATCGCGCTCAACCGCGTGGCCGTCGGGCAGGCGGGCACGGACAATCACGATCTCGGCCTGATCGTCCTGGAAAACGGCCCGGTGGCGCTGCGCGCGCGGCTGAGGCCCTTCTTGGATCTCGCGCACGAGGCGGGGCTGCTCGCCTTCGACGACGCGGACCTCGCCTTCGGCACTTTCTTCGGCCTCGTCGTGCGGGACGTGCAGATCCGCCTCCTGCTCGGCGACCGAACCCCCATCACTGACGCGGAGATCGACCGGGACGCCCGGCGTGCGACGCAGCAGTTCCTGGCCCTTTACGGGGCCCACGAAGCGGCCTGTGCCGCACCCGTCAACGAGAGAGGAAACACCCATGCGCGTGTATTATGA
- a CDS encoding UbiA family prenyltransferase, whose product MDTLQARTDRPLYVDLDGTLIRSDLLWESLFLFARQNPLQAWRLFGWLLAGKSVLKHELAAGIEVDPATWPYREEVVETLRAERETGRTIVLATAANERLAQGVADHLGLFDRVIASNRDENLSAERKLDRIAAERAGAPFDYIGNSRDDLCLFDAAEGVTVVQPDRAAARWHRESERASRLIQGEGNLPRALLKAMRPHQWMKNLLLFVPIVLNHEYVDVPMVLAGMLAFVCFSMAASSVYIFNDLLDLAADRRHGTKRRRPFASGQVPIPIGVTAGVGLFVAAFGLSLLLPIEFTAVLGIYLVLTTAYSFALKRMLLIDVLTLAGLYTLRILAGAASADTVGSFWLLAFSLFFFFSLALVKRYVELAEFGEGASRRTTGRGYVPADLDTLAQAGMASGFASVLVLALYIDSAEIRQLQAHPYLIWPLCPLVLYIIVRIWVLAKRNEMHDDPVVFILRDWRSQIMVGLGALLFLAAAYA is encoded by the coding sequence ATGGATACGCTCCAGGCAAGAACCGATCGGCCTCTCTATGTCGATCTGGACGGCACGCTCATTCGCAGCGACCTGCTCTGGGAAAGCCTGTTTCTGTTCGCCCGCCAGAACCCCTTGCAGGCCTGGCGCCTGTTCGGCTGGCTGTTGGCCGGCAAGTCCGTTCTCAAGCATGAGCTTGCGGCCGGGATCGAGGTCGATCCCGCGACCTGGCCCTATCGCGAGGAAGTGGTCGAAACCCTGCGCGCCGAGCGCGAGACCGGGCGCACCATCGTTCTCGCCACGGCCGCCAACGAGCGGCTGGCGCAAGGCGTGGCCGACCATCTCGGACTGTTCGATCGGGTGATCGCCAGCAACCGGGACGAGAATCTGTCCGCCGAGCGCAAGCTCGATCGCATCGCGGCCGAGCGCGCCGGCGCCCCCTTCGACTATATCGGCAATTCGCGCGACGATCTCTGCCTGTTCGACGCCGCCGAGGGCGTGACCGTTGTCCAGCCGGACCGGGCGGCCGCGCGCTGGCACCGGGAAAGCGAGCGCGCCAGCCGGCTGATCCAGGGGGAGGGGAACCTGCCCCGCGCCCTTCTCAAGGCGATGCGTCCGCACCAGTGGATGAAGAACCTTCTTCTCTTCGTGCCCATCGTCCTGAACCACGAATATGTCGACGTGCCGATGGTGCTGGCGGGAATGCTGGCCTTCGTCTGCTTCTCCATGGCGGCCTCCTCGGTCTATATCTTCAACGATCTTCTGGATCTCGCGGCGGACCGTCGCCATGGAACCAAGCGCCGACGGCCCTTCGCCAGCGGGCAGGTGCCCATACCGATCGGCGTAACGGCGGGCGTCGGGCTGTTCGTGGCCGCCTTCGGCCTCAGTCTGCTTTTGCCGATCGAGTTCACCGCCGTTCTCGGCATCTATCTCGTGCTGACCACCGCCTATTCCTTCGCGCTCAAACGCATGCTCCTGATCGACGTGCTGACGCTGGCAGGGCTTTACACCCTGCGTATCCTGGCGGGCGCCGCTTCGGCCGATACGGTCGGGTCCTTCTGGCTCCTGGCCTTCTCGCTGTTCTTCTTCTTCTCGCTGGCGCTGGTGAAGCGCTATGTCGAACTGGCCGAGTTCGGCGAAGGCGCCTCGCGCCGCACCACGGGCCGGGGCTATGTTCCCGCCGATCTCGACACGCTGGCGCAGGCCGGCATGGCCTCGGGCTTCGCCTCGGTTCTGGTTCTGGCGCTTTACATCGACAGCGCCGAGATCCGGCAGCTCCAGGCCCATCCCTATCTGATCTGGCCGCTTTGCCCGCTGGTTCTCTACATCATCGTGCGAATCTGGGTTCTCGCCAAGCGCAACGAGATGCATGACGACCCCGTGGTCTTCATCCTGCGCGACTGGCGCTCGCAGATCATGGTCGGCCTCGGCGCGCTGCTCTTCCTGGCCGCCGCCTATGCGTGA
- a CDS encoding FAD-binding oxidoreductase, which yields MRDAGDNWGGTIAPPPGGRRRRPFDGRLAQAGETMLPHGNGRSYGDSCLNDSGWLLTPAQGARIHGFDAETGLLDADAGVLLREVTERIVPQGWFLPVTPGTQFVTLGGALANDIHGKNHHRRGTFGRWVESFELERSNRGTLHCSASENADLFHATIGGMGLTGFVTRLRLRLMRVGSASILETTQRFSRLSDYFERAEAADERHEYAVAWIDSLARGTSFGRGHLICGDHAAEGDRTGRARPPLATVPWTPPVSPLRGLGLRAFNELYFRKARPGMSRRTVPFDGFFYPLDRIGGWNRLYGPRGLHQHQSLVPTRHAAETVRALMETALEAGQGSFLTVLKRFGALQSPGLLSFPTEGYTLTLDFPHLGPRTERLLDRLDAIVVAAGGRVNPYKDARMAPATFAASFPRWRELEALRDPALLSDFWRRTALRLPLPSLDAATPASESVC from the coding sequence ATGCGTGATGCCGGCGACAACTGGGGCGGGACGATCGCGCCGCCGCCGGGCGGGCGCAGGCGACGGCCCTTTGACGGCAGGCTGGCGCAGGCCGGCGAGACGATGCTGCCGCACGGCAACGGCCGCTCCTATGGCGACAGCTGCCTCAACGATTCCGGATGGCTTCTGACGCCCGCGCAGGGCGCGCGCATCCACGGGTTCGACGCCGAGACCGGGCTGCTCGATGCCGATGCCGGCGTTCTGCTGCGCGAGGTGACGGAGCGGATCGTGCCGCAAGGCTGGTTCCTGCCGGTCACGCCCGGCACGCAATTCGTCACGCTGGGCGGCGCGCTCGCCAACGACATCCACGGCAAGAACCACCACCGCCGGGGCACGTTCGGGCGCTGGGTCGAGAGCTTCGAGCTAGAGCGTTCGAATCGCGGCACGCTGCATTGTTCAGCGAGCGAAAATGCCGATCTCTTCCACGCCACGATCGGCGGCATGGGCCTCACCGGTTTCGTCACGCGCCTGCGCCTGCGGTTGATGCGCGTCGGCTCCGCGTCGATCTTGGAGACGACGCAGCGTTTCAGCCGCCTGTCGGACTATTTTGAGCGAGCCGAGGCGGCCGACGAGCGCCACGAATACGCCGTCGCCTGGATCGACTCCCTGGCGCGCGGCACCTCCTTCGGGCGCGGGCATCTCATCTGCGGCGACCATGCGGCGGAGGGAGACCGCACGGGCCGCGCCCGGCCTCCGCTCGCCACCGTGCCCTGGACGCCGCCGGTCAGCCCGTTGCGGGGCCTGGGCCTTCGCGCGTTCAACGAGCTGTACTTCCGCAAAGCCCGCCCCGGAATGAGCCGGCGCACCGTGCCCTTCGATGGCTTCTTCTACCCGCTGGACCGGATCGGCGGCTGGAACCGACTTTACGGGCCGCGCGGCTTGCACCAGCACCAGAGCCTCGTTCCCACGCGCCATGCGGCCGAGACCGTGCGCGCGCTGATGGAAACGGCTCTGGAAGCGGGGCAGGGGTCGTTCCTCACCGTGCTGAAGCGCTTCGGCGCTCTCCAAAGCCCCGGTCTCCTGAGCTTTCCCACGGAGGGCTACACGCTGACGCTCGACTTCCCCCATCTCGGTCCCCGGACCGAACGGCTTCTGGATAGGCTCGATGCGATCGTCGTGGCAGCCGGCGGGCGGGTCAATCCCTACAAGGACGCGCGCATGGCGCCGGCGACCTTTGCCGCGTCCTTTCCGCGCTGGCGCGAACTCGAGGCTCTGCGCGATCCCGCGCTTCTGTCGGACTTCTGGCGGCGCACGGCGCTTCGACTGCCGCTTCCCTCCCTCGACGCCGCTACCCCAGCGTCAGAAAGTGTTTGTTGA
- a CDS encoding YkgJ family cysteine cluster protein, translated as MAADASSFDCQSCGACCSYSSEWPRFSTETDEELDRIPAELVSADLSGMRCEGERCMALTGIVGQRTGCGIYPLRPHVCRTCQPGDEECLMARAAHGLAH; from the coding sequence ATGGCGGCGGACGCATCTTCCTTCGATTGTCAAAGCTGCGGCGCCTGCTGCTCTTATTCCTCGGAATGGCCGCGCTTCTCCACCGAGACCGACGAAGAGCTCGATCGCATTCCCGCAGAACTTGTGTCGGCCGATCTGTCCGGCATGCGCTGCGAGGGCGAGCGCTGCATGGCGCTGACGGGGATCGTCGGCCAGCGGACGGGATGCGGCATCTATCCGCTGCGCCCCCATGTCTGCCGCACCTGCCAGCCGGGCGACGAGGAATGCCTGATGGCGCGCGCCGCCCACGGGCTGGCCCACTGA